From one Equus asinus isolate D_3611 breed Donkey chromosome 5, EquAss-T2T_v2, whole genome shotgun sequence genomic stretch:
- the CCDC24 gene encoding coiled-coil domain-containing protein 24 isoform X2 translates to MPRDSPSLWELVEEHVPLPERPEVKRILGETTVDLSLELRTEVVMLRSLLREARSSQAPGSCPTSDPSSLLAPPPLLRDLVRQELRQLLQALRQKAIFEGRDQTQAWVQYSPRVLRFALEEPRCDLPEQGIFQMTAGELSSPQDLSIIKDRLNVSSIDQVAGNLRGLLEEECHALEREIPILQRCLEEEYTGGSQPSEATLEPTLAELKEQKAAMQQELQAPLRPSCVSPSHRPQPLGSSGRDLRPLPGLRGAAGVWGRPPQRCLPAPPLEHCPRPRGLAVACRWGRKLQCIPREKPASTPVPSAAPQAPT, encoded by the exons ATGCCTCGGGACTCCCCGTCGCTGTGGGAGCTGGTGGAGGAGCACGTTCCGCTCCCGGAGAGGCCTGAAGTGAAGAGGATTCTGGGGGAGACCACGGTGGACCTGAGCCTGGAGCTGCGGAcagag GTGGTGATGCTACGGTCTCTGCTCCGAGAGGCTCGATCCTCCCAAGCCCCTGGCTCCTGCCCCACCTCTGACCCCTCCTCTCTTCTGGCGCCACCACCCCTCCTAAGAGACCTCGTGCGCCAGGAACTGCGACAGCTGCTCCAAGCTCTCCGCCAGAAGGCCATCTTCGAGGGCAG GGACCAGACCCAGGCTTGGGTCCAGTATAGCCCCAGGGTCCTACGCTTTGCCTTGGAGGAGCCCAGGTGTGATTTGCCGGAACAGGGGATATTCCAGATGACAGCTGGTGAACTCAG CAGTCCCCAGGACCTCAGCATCATCAAGGACCGACTGAACGTGTCCAGCATTGACCAGGTTGCTGGAAACCTGCG gggcctcctggaggaggagtgTCACGCCTTGGAGAGGGAGATCCCCATCCTGCAG CGCTGCCTGGAAGAGGAGTATACAGGGGGCTCCCAGCCCTCCGAGGCAACCCTGGAGCCCACCCTGGCAG AGCTAAAGGAGCAGAAGGCAGCCATGCAACAGGAGCTCCAGGCACCCCTGAGGCCTTCCTGCGTCTCTCCCAGCCACAG GCCGCAGCCCCTAGGGTCCTCCGGTCGGGACCTCAGACCCTTGCCTGGCCTCCGTGGGGCCGCTGGAGTTTGGGGCAGGCCTCCCCAGCGCTGCCTACCTGCTCCTCCTCTGGAGCACTGTCCCCGCCCGCGGGGCCTGGCCGTCGCCTGCCGCTGGGGACGGAAGCTTCAGTGCATCCCCAGGGAAAAGCCAGCTTCCACTCCAGTGCCCAGTGCAGCGCCCCAGGCCCCAACCTGA
- the CCDC24 gene encoding coiled-coil domain-containing protein 24 isoform X1, giving the protein MPRDSPSLWELVEEHVPLPERPEVKRILGETTVDLSLELRTEVVMLRSLLREARSSQAPGSCPTSDPSSLLAPPPLLRDLVRQELRQLLQALRQKAIFEGRDQTQAWVQYSPRVLRFALEEPRCDLPEQGIFQMTAGELSSSPQDLSIIKDRLNVSSIDQVAGNLRGLLEEECHALEREIPILQRCLEEEYTGGSQPSEATLEPTLAELKEQKAAMQQELQAPLRPSCVSPSHRPQPLGSSGRDLRPLPGLRGAAGVWGRPPQRCLPAPPLEHCPRPRGLAVACRWGRKLQCIPREKPASTPVPSAAPQAPT; this is encoded by the exons ATGCCTCGGGACTCCCCGTCGCTGTGGGAGCTGGTGGAGGAGCACGTTCCGCTCCCGGAGAGGCCTGAAGTGAAGAGGATTCTGGGGGAGACCACGGTGGACCTGAGCCTGGAGCTGCGGAcagag GTGGTGATGCTACGGTCTCTGCTCCGAGAGGCTCGATCCTCCCAAGCCCCTGGCTCCTGCCCCACCTCTGACCCCTCCTCTCTTCTGGCGCCACCACCCCTCCTAAGAGACCTCGTGCGCCAGGAACTGCGACAGCTGCTCCAAGCTCTCCGCCAGAAGGCCATCTTCGAGGGCAG GGACCAGACCCAGGCTTGGGTCCAGTATAGCCCCAGGGTCCTACGCTTTGCCTTGGAGGAGCCCAGGTGTGATTTGCCGGAACAGGGGATATTCCAGATGACAGCTGGTGAACTCAG CAGCAGTCCCCAGGACCTCAGCATCATCAAGGACCGACTGAACGTGTCCAGCATTGACCAGGTTGCTGGAAACCTGCG gggcctcctggaggaggagtgTCACGCCTTGGAGAGGGAGATCCCCATCCTGCAG CGCTGCCTGGAAGAGGAGTATACAGGGGGCTCCCAGCCCTCCGAGGCAACCCTGGAGCCCACCCTGGCAG AGCTAAAGGAGCAGAAGGCAGCCATGCAACAGGAGCTCCAGGCACCCCTGAGGCCTTCCTGCGTCTCTCCCAGCCACAG GCCGCAGCCCCTAGGGTCCTCCGGTCGGGACCTCAGACCCTTGCCTGGCCTCCGTGGGGCCGCTGGAGTTTGGGGCAGGCCTCCCCAGCGCTGCCTACCTGCTCCTCCTCTGGAGCACTGTCCCCGCCCGCGGGGCCTGGCCGTCGCCTGCCGCTGGGGACGGAAGCTTCAGTGCATCCCCAGGGAAAAGCCAGCTTCCACTCCAGTGCCCAGTGCAGCGCCCCAGGCCCCAACCTGA